The genomic region ACCAAGATGCGATTAGTGGTATTCGATATTAGTATGAACTAGAACATAAATTTGATTCAACATTTTTGAATCAAAAGTTATATGCATCTGATTTGCATACTCAGGTGAAAAATTTTCCCTAAATTATGGATATTGTCATTATTAGATCAAGAAACATTTTTGACACAAGTGAAATGTAGGGATGAACGTTATGTTTCATCAAATAAACCTTACTCATATTTTGGCAACGGCTTTGCTGTTAGTTTCTGTATTGCTCATGAATTGTCTGGCCAAACCAAAATCTGAGATCTTGGGAATCATGTCTTCATCTAGCAAAATGTTGCTAGCTGACAGGTCTCAGTGTATAACTCTGAGTCTAGAATCACGGTGGAGGTAGAGAACCACGTGCAACTCCCTTGATAATCATGAAACATGTACTCCAATCTAGTAGGACTTGCTTCCTTGGGTCTGTCATTTCATGAAAAGTGAGATGTTTAGAAAAAGTAATTCACATAACATATAAATTTGAACTAGTTGTATTGACAACAGAACAAAATACCGAAAATAAATGAATTCAAGCTCTTATTTGGCATGAAATCATGAGCAACATCTTTCATTCGCTGTGTATGCAGTAACCTAATAGTCTAACTGGATCCCTGTGTTGTAATTTTGCAATCAGACAGATCTCATTATTGAACTCCTCCAAGCTTAAGTATGACCCTTTTGAAAGTCTCTTCACAGCTACTTCTTCTTGCCAGTGTGAAGTTGAGTTCTATGTTTCTTTTTGTTCTTCTTCTAGATTGCTATGAATTACCAACGTTTGTGCTATTTATAATTAGTTGAGAAGCTTTTGATGTATGTGCGGAGACCCTTTTATTTGTAGCTGAGGGAATTTGTCATTTTTGGGGAGCATGTAAAATATTGGATATTATGCTTCAGAGGTTTTTTGGTTGTCCAGTTTAGGGGTATTTATGTCAGTTGTATGGTGAAATTTCTCTTAAAGGTACGCTTTACAACGTCACGTTAGATTTTAGAGTTAATTTGGGGCTGGTGATGTTAACATGGTATCACAGCATTATGTTTTTTAATTTCATGGACTTAAATTGTTTAACTTTTTGTTGTTTTTTATGCTCTGTAATAATCAATACTCACTCTTGAGATGACCGGGCCGCAGTGGTTCCCCATCATATACTCTTTGGTGTTGGTATAGTTATCATGTGTGTAAGGATGATAGACATGTAGATGCTTAACTTTTGTGTGTTTTTCCCCTAAGTTGCCTAAGTTTTGTTTTCTCTCAGGTTCTACCTCGTAGATGTTGACCTCGTTAGGATACTCCACTTGTAGTCGAGGTCACAAGTAACTACATCTCGATTGGTGTGCCTAAAGCAGTGGGTTCTAGAGTGTATGTAGCGGCTCATCCAGGCATTAGTTCTGATTACAGTATGGAGGATGTCAAACGGCTCAGAGCTGAGACTTATGGCATTGATCCGGCTGTGGCTGAAAGTGTGATCCCCGGACTTGAGTTTGAGTCCTGCAATTTGAGGCAGGGTGACATGACAGTGTTGGAATATGGGCGGCTTTTCAATAGATCATATCGTTTTGTATCTCCCTTGGTGGCTAATGAGAGGGATAAAATCCACAAGTTTCAACAAGGATTAAGAGATGAACTCCGTGATATGTTAGTGGTTACCTTATTTACTGAGTTCAGTCAAGTATTTTTGGCCGCCATGAAGTATGAGGATAGGCTTTTGGAATGTGTACAACCATTGGAGGTGGGTTTCCCCAGCCAGAGTCTTTCCGAGAAGGCTAGTACTAGTTCGAGTTCCGCGGCTTTAATATGCACTAGATCTGAAAATTCAAGACCCGGCGCACTAAAAAGAAGACGTCGGGGTCGGAAGCGGAGATTTATCAAGCGCAATATGAAAAAGACCAATCAGTCTGGGGAGAGTGTTGGCGGTAATAGTAGAGCTCCTGTTCAGGGAGGCCGTCCACAGTGTCAGAGATGTGGCAGATACCATGATGGACAGTGCCAAGTAGGACTAGAAATGATAGGGAGTTCGGTATGTTATCAGTGTGGCCGCCATGGTCACTACTTGAGGCAGTGCCCTCAACTGGCCTAGGAGCTACTTCAGTGCTGATCAGAGTGCATAAGTTAGGCGTCCAGCAGTGACACACAATACTAGTACAACATTCCATGGTTCACAACAAGGCAGAGGGCTGTCTATGACTCGGATTAATTTTGTGAACTATTAAATTTAGTAACTAATTCCATTGACCGTCACTAGTACCTAATCCTGTTCATGAATCATGTTTTCCGTTTATCTTATTTCGTCATATTTATGTTACAGAAAAATTCAGCATCGATGCTTACATTTTGGTGCCAAGGTCAAGTTGATACTCATACTCGCAACTCTACGAATATGATACTAAACTCATATTTTGATATTTACATGATTCGTTTGTCTAACTTTCGTTGACGTTCTGTTAAAATGACGAAAGAAACTTTGCTTAGATCTACATTTTAAGGGTTCAGGGCCTTTCTATTGAGGGA from Fragaria vesca subsp. vesca linkage group LG3, FraVesHawaii_1.0, whole genome shotgun sequence harbors:
- the LOC101303887 gene encoding uncharacterized protein LOC101303887 isoform 2: MEDVKRLRAETYGIDPAVAESVIPGLEFESCNLRQGDMTVLEYGRLFNRSYRFVSPLVANERDKIHKFQQGLRDELRDMLVVTLFTEFSQVFLAAMKYEDRLLECVQPLEVGFPSQSLSEKASTSSSSAALICTRSENSRPGALKRRRRGRKRRFIKRNMKKTNQSGESVGGNSRAPVQGGRPQCQRCGRYHDGQCQVGLEMIGSSVCYQCGRHGHYLRQCPQLA